The genomic region CGTCCATACAGAACGAACGCAGTCGCACGCGATGGTTGTGCCGGATGCTGAGCAGCTGCATCACCACGGCGAAGCGCGGGGCATCCCATTCGGCATTGCCGTAGGTGGAATAGTCAATGCCACAGAGGTCGATCATCACCTCGAAGCCCAGACGCGGGTCATCGCGCAGGCGCTCGCAGACGATGTGATGGCAGTCGCCGCTGATCTCGATCGTGACCTCGCCGAGGGCGGTGGACAGGCCCAGGATGCGCTCACCGAGAGCGTCCTGAAGGGCAGCAACCAGGGTTTCGGTACTCATGATCAGCGACGCGCAATGGTGTTGGTTTCACGGATCTTGCGCTGCAGCTGGATGATGCCGTAGATCAGCGCCTCGGCCGTGGGCGGACAGCCCGGCACGTAGATGTCGACGGGCACGATGCGATCACAGCCCCGCACGACCGAGTAGGAATAGTGGTAGTAGCCGCCCCCGTTGGCACAGGAGCCCATGGAGATGACCCAACGCGGCTCGGGCATCTGGTCATAGACCTTGCGCAGGGCCGGCGCCATCTTGTTGCACAGCGTGCCGGCCACGATCATGACGTCCGAATGACGGGGACTGGGCCGGAAGATGACACCGAAACGGTCCAGGTCGTAACGCGAAACGCCGGCGTGAATCATCTCGACGGCACAACAGGCCAGGCCGAAGGTCATGGCCCACAGCGAGCCCGTACGGGTCCAGTTGATCAGCTTGTCGACATTGGTGGTGACGAAGCCTTCGTTCAGTACGCCTTCGATGCTCATGGGCCTACTCAGGGGAAAATGGACGGTTGACCAGACGGATGCTCGGCAGGAATGGTCAGCGAAACGGCAGCCATGTCGGGATGAGCCACGGCGGCCCCGGACACAGCAGGAAAGACAGCGGCACGCAGCAGCCGGTCACTCCCAGTCAAGCGCGCCCTTGCCCCATTCGTAAATGAAGCCGATGACGAGAATGCCGAGAAAGACCATCATCGACATGAAGCCGATGAAACCGATGGTGCCCAGAGAGACCGCCCACGGGAACAGGAAGGCGATCTCCAGGTCAAAGAGAATGAAGAGAATGGCGACCAGGTAGTAGCGGATGTCAACCTGCATCCGGGCGTCACCAAATGCCTCGAAACCGCATTCGTAGGCAGAGAGCTTTTCAGGATCGGGGCGGGAGGGACCGAGCAGCTTGCCGATCACCATGGGGCCGATACCAACGAGGGAGCCAACAAACAGAAAAAGAAGGACCGGTAGATAGTTGTTCAAATCCATGACATATCCTCTCGGACCGATAATGTTGGCAAGCCCTATAAATGAACCGGCAGGCGTTCTACAGAACATCTGCCGGACCATAGAGTGATTCTGGTGCCGACGGCGAGACTCGAACTCGCACAGCTTTCGCCACTACCCCCTCAAGATAGCGTGTCTACCAATTTCACCACGTCGGCAATCGGGTCATTCTACTTAGATTCTACAGGGCGTCCAAAGGACGCTGCGGAATCCGGCTGCATCCATGTCTCCTTGCTGGACCGGGGCTATATTACCTCAATCCGGCCGGCATGGGTGCTGCGACATCCAACATGATGCCTGAGCGAAACCCTGCCTGCCTTGACCCA from Lautropia mirabilis harbors:
- a CDS encoding NuoB/complex I 20 kDa subunit family protein, with the protein product MSIEGVLNEGFVTTNVDKLINWTRTGSLWAMTFGLACCAVEMIHAGVSRYDLDRFGVIFRPSPRHSDVMIVAGTLCNKMAPALRKVYDQMPEPRWVISMGSCANGGGYYHYSYSVVRGCDRIVPVDIYVPGCPPTAEALIYGIIQLQRKIRETNTIARR
- a CDS encoding NADH-quinone oxidoreductase subunit A; protein product: MDLNNYLPVLLFLFVGSLVGIGPMVIGKLLGPSRPDPEKLSAYECGFEAFGDARMQVDIRYYLVAILFILFDLEIAFLFPWAVSLGTIGFIGFMSMMVFLGILVIGFIYEWGKGALDWE